The Aphis gossypii isolate Hap1 chromosome 3, ASM2018417v2, whole genome shotgun sequence genome includes a region encoding these proteins:
- the LOC114131486 gene encoding signal recognition particle receptor subunit beta, which translates to MSLTVIKAPWKDYYQFKELLLALIVVLFTVVLFVLWKKGRKANRDVLIVGLCDSGKTALFSYLLYNKPIQSFTSQVENIGEFKSKKNLLRIVDIPGHERVFTKYWDAYKMNCKGVMFVVDSETVQTDICDVAELLYRILTDATIQSNKSKIVILCNKQDKVMAKGSEVIKTLLEKELDTLRLTKSNQLESIDGKKNKTLLGKKKKHFEFSHCQMAVEFAEVITSSSDVVLEPIKDWLENVQ; encoded by the exons ATGTCTTTGACCGTGATCAAAGCACCATGGAAAGATTATTATCAGTTTAAAGAACTACTGCTGGCTTTGATCGTTGTGCTTTTTACTGTTG tacTGTTTGTTTTATGGAAAAAAGGTCGCAAGGCCAATCGGGATGTACTGATTGTGGGGTTGTGCGATTCGGGTAAGACTGCTCTGTTTTCATACTTGTTGTACAATAAGCCGATACAATCTTTCACGTCTCAAGTGGAAAACATTGGTGAATTTAAAAGCAAGAAG AACTTATTACGCATTGTTGACATTCCGGGACATGAAAGAGTGTTCACAAAATATTGGGATGCTTACAAGATGAATTGTAAAGGTGTTATGTTCGTTGTGGATTCAGAAACTGTTCAAACTGACATTTGTGATGTGGCTGA gtTATTATACAGAATTTTAACTGATGCAACGATTCAGTCCAACAAgagtaaaattgtaatactatGTAACAAACAAGACAAAGTGATGGCCAAGGGATCAGAAGTAATCAAGACTTTGCTTGAAAAAGAACT GGATACATTGCGGTtaacaaaatcaaatcaaCTAGAGAGCATTGATGGTAAAAAGAATAAGACCCTGTTggggaaaaaaaagaaacattttgaattttcacatTGTCAAATGGCAGTAGAATTTGCAGAAGTAATTACTTCATCTTCAGACGTAGTTCTAGAACCAATTAAAGACTGGCTAGAAAATGTTCAGTAA
- the LOC114131483 gene encoding glucosamine-6-phosphate isomerase, whose protein sequence is MRLIIMDNAEKVSEWAAKYVVKRIKHFNPGPDRYFVLGLPTGGTPLGMYKYLIKYYKAGDISFKYVKTFNMDEYVGIPRDHVESYHYYMMTNFFTHVDIDPNNAHILDGNAVDLQAECMHYEQLIEKAGGIHLFIGGIGPDGHIAFNEPGSSLVSKTRVKTLARETLEANARFFDNDIDKVPKRALTVGVGTVMKAETVMILITGSHKAFALHKAIEEGVNHMWTVSAFQQHPKTIILCDEDATLELKVKTVKYFKALGAVHEKLIEDNSDS, encoded by the exons ATGAGGCTGATTATAATGGATAACGCAGAAAAAGTTTCGGAATGGGCTGCCAAATATGTGGTGAAAAGGATAAAACATTTCAACCCAGGACCCGacagatattttgttttaggatTACCGACGG GTGGAACGCCATTGGGTATGTACAAGtacttgattaaatattataaggccGGAGATATTTCGTTCAAGTACGTCAAAACGTTCAATATGGATGAATACGTGG GAATACCAAGAGATCACGTGGAGagctatcattattatatgatgaCAAATTTTTTCACCCACGTCGATATAGATCCAAATAACGCACATATTCTGGATGGCAATGCTGTAGACTTGCAGGCAGAGTGTATGCATTATGAACAGTTGATAGAAAAAGCTGGCGGGATTCACTTATTTATTGGAG GCATCGGCCCGGACGGTCATATAGCGTTCAATGAGCCCGGCTCGTCATTGGTGTCTAAGACTAGAGTGAAAACTTTAGCCCGAGAGACATTGGAAGCAAATGCCAGGTTTTTCGACAATGACATTGATAAAGTCCCCAAACGGGCACTGACGGTTGGCGTAGGAACGGTTATGAAAGCCGAAACG GTCATGATATTGATCACAGGATCACACAAGGCATTTGCTCTGCATAAGGCCATCGAGGAAGGCGTAAATCACATGTGGACCGTTTCGGCGTTTCAACAACATCCAAAAACAATCATACTATGTGACGAGGACGCTACATTAGAATTGAAAGTAAAGACTGTGAAGTATTTTAAG GCTTTAGGCGCCGTTCATGAAAAGCTCATTGAAGACAACTCAGATTCatga